The following proteins are encoded in a genomic region of Fundidesulfovibrio putealis DSM 16056:
- a CDS encoding EAL and HDOD domain-containing protein has product MNAFQALAAPPLFARQPVFTADLGLYGHELLYRQALASTQAVFADLDAATLTVVAGAFQWQPGDLSGAQKILVNFGRRTILDKAPYALPAGRTVIQVDENVLLDDTLLSDLKALKTDGYLIAVNAFKARPDAAELLELADMAIIDLLDNSTGEIEALLKPLAVHKVLPLAKKVEDAQAFALAKKLGFKLFQGYFFKRPEIVAGRRLASNETARLRLLRITQSDQPDPDALGEAIRSDVSLSYRLLSYLNSPLHGQSMTTLSIPRAIMVLGWTQLRHWLRVIALTDLSPSARSEELSFLSLTRARFFELTAQGLGLSAAETENLFTLGLFSLLDTMLQSPMEEILSNLPLDDAVSAALLKRSGGYARWLDMAVSFEQGEWPELERILKDLGIPDELVAASYAMAMEFAVSFKRVGA; this is encoded by the coding sequence ATGAACGCTTTCCAGGCCCTCGCAGCACCGCCGCTTTTCGCCCGCCAGCCCGTTTTCACGGCGGATCTGGGCCTCTACGGCCACGAGCTGCTCTACCGTCAGGCGCTGGCCTCCACCCAGGCCGTGTTCGCGGACCTGGACGCCGCCACCCTCACCGTGGTGGCCGGAGCCTTCCAGTGGCAGCCCGGCGACCTTTCAGGTGCCCAGAAGATCCTGGTGAACTTCGGCCGCCGCACCATCCTGGACAAGGCCCCCTACGCCCTGCCCGCCGGACGCACCGTGATCCAGGTGGACGAGAACGTCCTGCTGGACGACACGCTGCTCTCCGACCTGAAGGCCCTCAAGACAGACGGCTACCTCATCGCCGTGAACGCCTTCAAGGCGCGCCCAGACGCGGCAGAGCTTTTGGAGCTGGCGGACATGGCCATCATCGACCTGCTGGACAACTCCACCGGAGAGATAGAGGCACTGTTGAAGCCCCTGGCCGTGCACAAGGTGCTCCCCCTGGCCAAGAAGGTGGAGGACGCGCAGGCCTTCGCCCTGGCCAAAAAGCTCGGCTTCAAGCTGTTCCAGGGGTATTTCTTCAAGCGCCCCGAGATCGTGGCCGGACGAAGGCTCGCTTCCAACGAGACCGCCCGGCTGCGGCTTTTGCGCATCACCCAGTCCGACCAGCCCGACCCCGACGCCCTGGGCGAGGCCATCCGCTCGGATGTATCGCTCAGTTACCGGTTGCTTTCCTATCTGAACTCGCCCCTGCACGGCCAGAGCATGACCACCCTCTCCATCCCCAGGGCCATCATGGTCCTGGGCTGGACCCAGCTGCGCCACTGGCTGCGGGTCATCGCCCTGACCGACCTCTCGCCCTCGGCCAGGTCCGAGGAGCTGTCCTTCCTGTCGCTCACCCGGGCCAGGTTCTTCGAGCTGACCGCCCAGGGCCTGGGCCTGTCCGCCGCCGAGACAGAGAACCTGTTCACCCTGGGGCTTTTCTCCCTGCTGGACACCATGCTCCAGTCGCCCATGGAGGAGATCCTGTCCAACCTGCCCCTGGACGACGCCGTGAGCGCCGCGCTCCTGAAGAGGTCCGGCGGCTACGCCCGCTGGCTGGACATGGCCGTGAGCTTCGAGCAGGGCGAATGGCCTGAGCTTGAGCGCATCCTCAAGGATTTGGGCATACCCGACGAGCTGGTGGCCGCAAGCTACGCCATGGCCATGGAGTTCGCCGTGTCCTTCAAGCGGGTCGGCGCGTAA
- a CDS encoding alpha-hydroxy-acid oxidizing protein, which yields MDMAALRKKAREEMKGYCRVCPVCDGRVCAGEVPGMGGAGSGSAFGANLEALKAWRLNMRTIHGVKQADTTMTFFGQTLSMPILAAPMTGVVYNMGGKIAEDVFSEMIISGAIAAGTIGMCGDGADPTMYQGGLKAISAAGGKGVPFIKPRAQDKVLPLIRDAEAAGSIAVGMDIDGAGLVTMALKGQPVGPKTFVELKELTASTSLPFIVKGVMTPDEAQLAVGAGAAAIVVSNHGGRVLDHTPGAAEVLPAIAQAVKGRTVILADGGVRTGADVLKLLALGADAVLVGRPLAVGAFGGGAEGVAAILKKMQGELVSAMLLTGTESVRDVSPDVLSPRP from the coding sequence ATGGATATGGCCGCATTGCGCAAGAAAGCCCGCGAAGAGATGAAGGGATACTGCCGGGTGTGCCCGGTGTGCGACGGCCGCGTCTGTGCGGGCGAGGTGCCCGGCATGGGCGGGGCCGGTTCCGGTTCCGCGTTCGGCGCGAACCTGGAGGCGCTCAAGGCCTGGCGGCTGAACATGCGCACCATCCATGGGGTCAAGCAGGCCGACACCACCATGACCTTCTTCGGGCAGACCCTGTCCATGCCCATCCTGGCCGCACCCATGACCGGCGTGGTCTACAACATGGGCGGCAAGATAGCCGAGGACGTGTTCTCGGAGATGATCATTTCCGGAGCCATCGCTGCCGGAACCATAGGCATGTGCGGCGACGGGGCCGACCCCACCATGTACCAGGGAGGCCTGAAGGCCATCTCGGCGGCTGGCGGCAAGGGCGTGCCCTTCATCAAGCCCCGCGCCCAGGACAAGGTGCTCCCCCTCATCCGCGACGCCGAGGCCGCCGGTTCCATCGCAGTGGGCATGGACATTGACGGCGCGGGCCTTGTCACCATGGCCCTCAAGGGCCAGCCTGTCGGCCCCAAGACCTTCGTTGAGCTCAAGGAACTGACGGCCTCCACCAGCCTGCCCTTCATCGTGAAGGGCGTGATGACTCCGGACGAGGCCCAACTGGCCGTGGGCGCAGGCGCTGCGGCCATCGTGGTCTCCAACCACGGCGGGCGCGTGCTGGACCACACCCCCGGCGCGGCCGAAGTGCTGCCCGCCATCGCCCAGGCCGTGAAGGGCCGCACGGTGATCCTGGCCGACGGCGGCGTGCGCACCGGCGCGGACGTGCTGAAGCTCCTGGCTTTGGGCGCGGACGCGGTGCTGGTGGGTCGTCCCCTGGCCGTGGGAGCCTTCGGCGGCGGCGCGGAAGGCGTGGCCGCGATTTTGAAGAAGATGCAGGGAGAGCTGGTCTCGGCCATGCTGCTCACCGGGACGGAGTCCGTGCGCGACGTGTCGCCGGACGTTCTCTCGCCCAGGCCCTAG
- a CDS encoding HD-GYP domain-containing protein, whose amino-acid sequence MIKRIPLESLEPGMFVSSFDLSWFKHPYVSTKLGVVRNQSLIDELKRLGVTHVEVDTTKHVPPKQDKAPNAAPAVSLPKAAKVPACPPASDPERTARFARKLFDQAMTVTKAIMDGAIKGQAVNIEAMRPLMARLIDSVNQNENVLHVMISLKTYDDYTYTHCLNLAALGVLLGNSMGMDSQDMESLGMAGILHDVGKCLLPRELIAKPGPLTASEFEEVKRHPSLAYEYLSRQAGISEDVLRAVHEHHERLDGDGYPRGLSGEEIHPFSSIISVVDVYDALTSKRVYRGPVSPHMALRTLFNMRGKAFPAGMVDSFIKRLGVYPAFSVVQLRNGCYALVMRQTPGKPLFPEVMVFCDREKRPVAKRRVDTWRLCGELARKEFEIERPVDWSEMPPPNVVGIA is encoded by the coding sequence ATGATCAAGCGCATCCCCCTGGAAAGTCTGGAACCTGGCATGTTCGTCAGTTCCTTCGACCTTTCCTGGTTTAAGCATCCCTATGTCTCGACCAAGCTCGGCGTGGTGCGCAACCAGAGCCTCATCGACGAACTGAAGCGTCTGGGCGTGACCCACGTGGAAGTGGATACCACCAAGCACGTCCCCCCCAAGCAAGACAAGGCTCCCAACGCCGCCCCCGCTGTCTCCCTGCCCAAGGCGGCCAAGGTTCCCGCCTGCCCCCCCGCATCGGACCCCGAACGCACTGCCCGCTTCGCCCGCAAGCTGTTCGATCAGGCCATGACCGTCACCAAGGCCATCATGGACGGAGCCATCAAGGGGCAGGCGGTCAACATCGAGGCCATGCGCCCGCTCATGGCGCGCCTCATCGACTCGGTGAACCAGAACGAGAACGTGCTGCACGTGATGATCTCGCTCAAGACCTACGACGACTACACCTACACCCACTGCCTGAACCTGGCGGCGCTTGGCGTGCTGCTGGGCAACTCCATGGGCATGGACAGCCAGGACATGGAGAGCCTGGGAATGGCGGGCATCCTGCACGACGTGGGCAAGTGCCTCCTGCCGCGCGAGCTGATCGCCAAGCCGGGCCCCCTGACCGCCTCGGAGTTCGAGGAGGTGAAACGCCACCCCAGCCTGGCCTACGAGTACCTGTCCAGGCAGGCGGGCATCAGCGAGGATGTGCTGCGGGCCGTCCACGAGCACCACGAGCGCCTGGACGGCGACGGCTACCCACGAGGCCTGTCCGGCGAGGAGATCCACCCCTTCAGCTCCATCATCAGCGTGGTGGACGTCTACGACGCCCTGACCTCCAAACGGGTCTACCGAGGACCGGTGTCTCCCCACATGGCGTTGCGCACCCTGTTCAACATGCGCGGCAAGGCCTTCCCAGCCGGGATGGTGGACAGCTTCATCAAGCGCCTGGGCGTTTATCCCGCGTTCAGCGTTGTCCAGCTGCGCAACGGATGCTATGCCCTGGTCATGCGCCAGACTCCCGGCAAGCCCCTGTTCCCTGAAGTGATGGTCTTCTGCGACCGCGAGAAACGGCCCGTGGCCAAGAGGCGCGTGGACACCTGGCGGCTCTGCGGGGAACTCGCCCGCAAGGAATTCGAGATAGAGCGCCCCGTGGACTGGAGCGAGATGCCCCCGCCCAACGTGGTGGGAATCGCCTGA
- a CDS encoding SulP family inorganic anion transporter encodes MPILQDAARFVNRYVQMPSCCPWRGRLSRGNLKADLLAGLTGAVIVLPQAVAFALIAGLPPEYGLYTAIVPTALAALFGSSHHLISGPTTAISIVVFANLSALADPFSPRYIELALMLTFMTGFFQLALGMAKMGGLINFVSQAVMTGFTAGAAVLIALGQMGHFLGVALPKGSVGVLLGALPGAVARADAASVAVGGVALGVALFFRRFYPRLPGLLAAMAASSLLAWLLGGEDAGLKMAGALPGGLPPLSWPLSEASSLGALVPGALAVAMLGLAEAVSIARAVAASTGQRLDNNQEFVGQGVSNLLGSFFSSYASSGSFTRTGVNLQAGAKTPMAAVFSAVAVALAGVLLAPLTAHLPMAGIAGLLLVVAGGLIHMKDIERILRTSGQESLVMGITAISCLAVNLEFALFAGVMISLLFYLNRTSHPHFITLAPATDGRKRHLVNIERTQLPECPQVKILRLDGSIFFGAVNHIAEEMHSILEQSPQKHVILVASGVNFIDVTGCQMVFQQETSLGKEGRRLYLCSLKQEVLDTLRRGGCMQGLGRDSVFGSKSEALRAVLKNIDYSICCRCEVKVFKECASITDGFCALD; translated from the coding sequence ATGCCCATTTTGCAGGATGCCGCACGGTTCGTGAACCGCTATGTCCAGATGCCCTCCTGCTGTCCCTGGCGAGGCCGCCTGAGCCGGGGGAACCTCAAGGCCGACTTGCTGGCAGGCCTGACCGGGGCGGTTATCGTGCTGCCCCAGGCCGTGGCCTTCGCGCTCATCGCCGGACTCCCCCCCGAGTACGGCCTGTACACGGCCATCGTGCCCACGGCCCTGGCCGCGCTGTTCGGCTCCAGCCACCACCTGATCTCGGGGCCTACCACGGCCATCTCCATCGTGGTCTTCGCCAACCTCTCGGCCCTGGCCGACCCCTTTTCGCCCCGCTACATCGAGCTGGCCCTGATGCTCACCTTCATGACCGGCTTCTTCCAGCTGGCCCTGGGCATGGCCAAGATGGGCGGGCTCATCAATTTCGTGTCGCAGGCGGTGATGACCGGCTTTACCGCCGGGGCCGCCGTGCTCATCGCGCTCGGACAGATGGGCCACTTCCTGGGCGTGGCCCTGCCCAAGGGGTCTGTGGGGGTGCTGCTGGGCGCGCTGCCCGGAGCCGTAGCCCGCGCGGACGCCGCGTCCGTGGCTGTTGGCGGCGTGGCGCTTGGCGTGGCGCTGTTCTTCAGGCGCTTCTATCCGCGCCTGCCGGGGCTTCTGGCCGCCATGGCCGCCTCCAGCCTGCTGGCCTGGCTCTTGGGCGGCGAGGACGCCGGGCTCAAGATGGCCGGGGCGCTTCCGGGCGGCCTGCCGCCGCTCTCCTGGCCCCTGTCCGAGGCCTCCTCGCTTGGCGCGCTGGTGCCGGGCGCGCTGGCCGTGGCCATGCTGGGGCTCGCCGAGGCCGTGAGCATCGCGCGGGCAGTGGCCGCCTCCACAGGCCAGCGCCTGGACAACAACCAGGAGTTCGTGGGCCAGGGCGTGTCCAACCTTTTGGGCAGCTTCTTCTCGTCCTACGCGTCGTCGGGCTCCTTCACGCGCACCGGAGTGAACCTCCAGGCCGGGGCCAAGACGCCCATGGCCGCCGTGTTCTCCGCCGTGGCCGTAGCCCTGGCCGGGGTGCTGCTGGCCCCGCTCACGGCGCACCTGCCCATGGCGGGCATCGCCGGGCTCCTGCTGGTGGTGGCCGGGGGGCTCATCCACATGAAGGACATCGAGCGCATCCTGCGCACCAGCGGGCAGGAGTCCCTGGTCATGGGCATCACCGCCATCTCCTGCCTGGCCGTCAACCTGGAGTTCGCCCTGTTCGCCGGGGTCATGATCTCGCTCTTGTTCTACCTGAACCGCACCTCGCACCCGCACTTCATCACCCTGGCTCCGGCCACGGACGGCCGCAAGCGCCATCTGGTGAACATCGAACGCACCCAGCTGCCGGAATGCCCCCAGGTGAAGATCCTGCGCCTGGACGGCTCCATCTTCTTCGGCGCGGTGAACCACATCGCGGAGGAGATGCACTCCATCCTGGAACAGTCGCCGCAGAAGCACGTGATTTTGGTGGCCAGCGGGGTGAACTTCATCGACGTCACCGGGTGCCAGATGGTCTTCCAGCAGGAGACGTCGCTGGGCAAGGAAGGGCGCAGGCTCTACCTGTGCTCGCTCAAGCAGGAGGTGCTGGACACGCTTCGCCGGGGCGGCTGCATGCAGGGCCTGGGCCGCGATTCGGTGTTCGGCAGCAAGTCCGAGGCGCTGCGCGCAGTGCTCAAGAACATCGACTATTCCATCTGCTGCCGCTGCGAGGTGAAGGTCTTCAAGGAGTGCGCGTCCATAACCGACGGGTTCTGCGCACTGGACTAG
- a CDS encoding DHA2 family efflux MFS transporter permease subunit, translating to MSQATRVQTPWRPSHGLGIIAMSVMLPTIMEVLDTTMANVALPQMAGTLSSTQDEATWVLTSYLVANAIVLPMTGWLAIRMGRKRFLLSCVVLFTLASAWCGAATSMPMLIIARILQGAAGGALQPLSQSILMESAPPEKRGVAMAIFGMGVVVAPIIGPTLGGWITDNYSWRWMFYINLPIGILALFMCQAFVEDPPYLLEAKKRSSSVDYVGFALMTVGLAALQVVLDKGQQEDWFETAWITWFSVVCVVSLAAFVAWELRAKHPIVNLRVLKNANFATGTAMMTLLGMVLYATITLQPLFLQNLMGYSALDSGLALSPRGIGAIISMMIVGRLIGKVDSRILIGIGFVILAAISFHFAGINLDITRGHIAWPNVIMGLSLGLIFVPLTTTAMGGLPVEQMGNASGIFNLMRNIGGGVGISIVTTMISRGAQTHQTLLAGNMNQYNPRFQEYYQSLVAGLSQMGNPAQAKQQAMTVLQGLLSQQAALMAYLDNFRLLGMVCLLCIPGVFILRGRKKPAANVPMH from the coding sequence ATGAGCCAGGCAACTCGAGTTCAGACTCCCTGGAGGCCGTCCCACGGCCTGGGGATCATCGCCATGTCGGTCATGCTGCCCACCATCATGGAGGTGCTGGACACCACCATGGCCAACGTGGCCCTGCCCCAGATGGCAGGGACCCTCTCCTCCACACAGGACGAGGCCACCTGGGTGCTCACCAGCTATCTGGTGGCCAACGCCATAGTGCTGCCCATGACCGGCTGGCTGGCCATCCGCATGGGGCGAAAGCGCTTCCTGCTGTCCTGCGTGGTGCTGTTCACCCTGGCTTCCGCATGGTGCGGCGCGGCCACCAGCATGCCCATGCTGATAATCGCGCGCATCCTCCAGGGCGCGGCGGGCGGCGCCTTGCAGCCCCTGTCCCAGTCCATCCTCATGGAGAGCGCCCCGCCCGAGAAGCGCGGCGTGGCCATGGCCATCTTCGGCATGGGCGTGGTTGTCGCGCCCATCATCGGGCCGACGCTCGGCGGCTGGATTACCGACAACTACTCCTGGCGCTGGATGTTCTACATCAACCTGCCCATAGGCATTCTGGCGCTGTTCATGTGCCAGGCCTTCGTAGAGGACCCGCCCTACCTGCTGGAGGCAAAGAAGCGCAGCAGTTCCGTGGATTATGTCGGCTTCGCCCTCATGACCGTGGGGCTGGCCGCGCTCCAGGTGGTGCTGGACAAGGGACAGCAGGAGGACTGGTTCGAGACGGCCTGGATCACCTGGTTCAGCGTGGTCTGCGTGGTGTCGCTGGCGGCCTTCGTGGCCTGGGAGTTGCGGGCCAAGCATCCCATCGTGAACCTGCGGGTGCTGAAAAACGCCAACTTCGCCACAGGCACGGCCATGATGACCCTTCTTGGCATGGTGCTCTACGCCACCATCACCCTGCAACCGCTGTTTCTGCAGAACCTCATGGGCTATTCGGCCCTGGACAGCGGCCTGGCGCTCAGCCCGCGCGGCATCGGGGCCATCATCTCCATGATGATCGTGGGCAGGCTGATCGGCAAGGTGGACAGCCGCATCCTGATCGGCATCGGCTTCGTGATCCTGGCGGCCATCTCCTTTCATTTCGCGGGCATCAACCTGGACATCACGCGCGGGCACATCGCCTGGCCCAACGTGATCATGGGGCTGTCGCTGGGGCTCATCTTCGTGCCGCTGACCACCACGGCCATGGGGGGGCTCCCCGTGGAGCAGATGGGCAACGCGTCTGGCATCTTCAACCTGATGCGAAACATCGGCGGCGGCGTTGGCATCTCCATCGTGACCACCATGATCTCGCGCGGGGCGCAGACCCACCAGACCCTGCTGGCCGGGAACATGAACCAGTACAACCCACGGTTTCAGGAATACTACCAGAGCCTCGTGGCCGGGCTCTCCCAGATGGGCAACCCGGCCCAGGCCAAACAGCAGGCCATGACCGTGCTCCAGGGGCTCCTGTCCCAGCAGGCGGCGCTCATGGCCTATCTGGACAATTTCAGGCTTTTGGGCATGGTGTGCCTGCTGTGCATCCCGGGAGTGTTCATCCTGCGCGGGCGCAAGAAGCCCGCCGCCAACGTCCCGATGCATTGA
- a CDS encoding flagellar brake protein has product MDSSPQSERHSSQREPGYAVDIAPGQDCTLAIDGDRQKYRSSVIGIEPYKFLIVRMPVVPGIHARLTPGCGVTLRMEHHGTLWGFTCRALKVLTSPAPMLVLAYPSAAERLQLRLHKRTPCFMPARVANEYVAVGGLITDISLGGCRMVLDAHTPEKVLNIMRGDELALTLPTDADETCRLEATVQNHREVKGFRSLGLSFVRDENMDDTVLARFVERMEGARLVLEQDG; this is encoded by the coding sequence GTGGATTCCTCCCCTCAATCCGAGCGCCACTCCAGCCAGCGCGAACCCGGCTACGCCGTGGACATCGCCCCCGGCCAGGACTGCACCCTGGCCATCGACGGCGACAGGCAGAAGTACCGCTCCTCGGTCATCGGCATCGAGCCCTACAAGTTCCTCATCGTGCGCATGCCGGTCGTGCCGGGGATACATGCCAGGCTGACTCCGGGCTGCGGCGTCACCCTGCGCATGGAGCACCACGGCACCCTGTGGGGCTTCACCTGCCGCGCGCTCAAGGTGCTCACCTCTCCTGCGCCCATGCTTGTGCTGGCCTATCCCTCGGCAGCCGAGCGGCTCCAGCTGCGCCTGCACAAGCGCACGCCCTGCTTCATGCCCGCGCGCGTCGCCAACGAATACGTGGCCGTGGGCGGACTGATAACCGACATCAGCCTGGGCGGCTGCCGCATGGTGCTGGACGCCCACACCCCGGAGAAGGTGCTGAACATCATGCGCGGCGACGAGCTGGCCCTGACCCTGCCCACCGACGCGGACGAGACCTGCCGCCTGGAAGCGACCGTGCAGAACCACCGCGAGGTGAAGGGGTTTCGCAGCCTGGGCCTGAGCTTCGTGCGCGATGAGAACATGGACGACACGGTGCTGGCCCGCTTCGTGGAACGGATGGAGGGCGCGCGTCTGGTCCTGGAACAGGACGGGTAA
- a CDS encoding HD-GYP domain-containing protein: MAVLKTIPIDLLRPGMYVARFDLSWFKHPFLSTRLGVLKDHKLPAYLRSLGVKHVEIDLDRGLDVDLGPLPEPPPEPEQPEEPEAPAAPFEFSAKDIPPPTDSARTLRFAKRFFSQSMDCTKRVMAGAQAGKPVALDEARLIIGRLIATVESNRSVVRLLSVLKAYDEYTYTHSLNVAAMGVLFGKHIGLSGNQLETLGLAGLLHDVGKCLLPAEIVNKPGKLTDDEFVVMKQHTVLGFDYIKDQPGVPGPVALGVLEHHERQDGTGYPRQIAGRKIAGVSRILSVLDVYDALTSDRVYRSRMSPHLALRTLCAKRGSAFPEAILDRFIACVGVYPPGSVVQLRNGYFAVVTGYDERSPLHPSMTIFLGPDARPVNPRRVETLRLRDQPTGSGYEIARHVEPSEVPPPDASFWR; the protein is encoded by the coding sequence ATGGCGGTCCTGAAGACCATCCCCATCGACCTCCTGCGGCCCGGAATGTACGTCGCCCGGTTCGACCTCTCCTGGTTCAAGCACCCCTTCCTGAGCACCCGTCTGGGCGTGCTGAAGGACCACAAGCTGCCCGCCTACCTGAGGTCGCTTGGCGTGAAGCACGTGGAGATCGACCTGGACCGGGGCCTGGACGTGGACCTGGGCCCTCTGCCTGAGCCGCCCCCGGAACCGGAGCAGCCTGAAGAGCCCGAAGCGCCTGCGGCCCCGTTCGAGTTCTCCGCCAAGGACATCCCGCCGCCCACGGACAGCGCCCGCACCCTGCGCTTCGCCAAGCGCTTCTTCAGCCAGTCCATGGACTGCACCAAGCGCGTCATGGCCGGAGCCCAGGCCGGAAAGCCCGTGGCCCTGGACGAAGCCAGGCTCATCATCGGCAGGCTGATCGCCACGGTGGAGTCCAACCGCAGCGTGGTGCGCCTCTTGTCCGTGCTCAAGGCCTACGACGAGTACACCTACACCCACAGCCTGAACGTGGCCGCCATGGGCGTCCTGTTCGGCAAGCACATCGGGCTCTCCGGAAACCAGCTGGAGACACTGGGGCTGGCCGGGCTCCTGCACGACGTGGGCAAATGCCTGCTGCCCGCCGAGATCGTGAACAAGCCGGGCAAGCTCACCGACGACGAGTTCGTCGTGATGAAGCAGCACACGGTGCTGGGTTTCGACTACATCAAGGACCAGCCCGGCGTGCCCGGCCCGGTGGCCCTGGGGGTGCTGGAGCACCACGAGCGCCAGGACGGCACGGGCTATCCCCGCCAGATCGCCGGACGCAAGATCGCCGGGGTGTCGCGCATTTTGTCGGTGCTGGACGTGTACGACGCCCTGACCAGCGACCGGGTGTACCGCTCGCGCATGAGCCCCCATCTGGCCCTGCGCACGCTCTGCGCCAAGCGCGGCTCCGCGTTCCCGGAGGCCATCCTGGACCGGTTCATCGCCTGCGTGGGCGTGTATCCGCCCGGCAGCGTGGTGCAGCTGCGAAACGGCTACTTCGCCGTGGTCACCGGCTACGACGAGCGCTCGCCCCTTCACCCCAGCATGACCATTTTCCTGGGGCCGGACGCTCGCCCCGTCAACCCGCGCCGCGTGGAGACCCTGCGCCTGCGCGACCAGCCCACCGGCTCAGGCTACGAGATTGCCCGGCACGTGGAGCCCTCCGAAGTACCGCCGCCCGACGCCTCCTTCTGGCGCTGA
- a CDS encoding M48 family metallopeptidase, which translates to MHLTVPVALVLGALVLTYAVTGLARWLNVRSLTDYLPAEFAQEFDEAEYGRSQEYLRAGARLEWLRESLDLMLVCAFVLLGGLGWLDAWTRSFGFGELATGLAYVGALMLAQGVLSLPFDVYDTFVLEARFGFNATTPRLFVMDRLKGLALGVVLGGALLAAVLWAYGTLGQWAWLAAWGAITAFTAVMMVVAPVWILPLFNRFEPLPQGELRSAIEGYATGQGFSLGGVFVMDGSKRSAKANAFFTGIGKRKRISLYDTLIDKMSTSEVLAVLAHEMGHARLGHIRMGFVLAVAKMGLVLWVLQLFLGSAGLQEAFGVVRPSAHAGLVLFGLAYQPLALALGVAANAWSRRFEYQADAYAAKTLPDGGAKALATALKTLSRANLSNLTPHRLSVWLHYTHPPVLDRIRRLTRRPA; encoded by the coding sequence ATGCATTTGACCGTACCCGTCGCCCTGGTCCTTGGGGCGCTCGTCCTGACCTACGCCGTCACCGGGCTGGCCCGCTGGCTGAACGTGCGCAGCCTGACCGATTATCTGCCCGCCGAGTTCGCGCAGGAGTTCGACGAGGCCGAATACGGGCGATCCCAGGAGTATCTGCGGGCCGGGGCACGCCTGGAGTGGCTGCGCGAAAGCCTGGACCTCATGCTGGTCTGCGCCTTCGTGCTTTTGGGGGGTCTTGGCTGGCTGGACGCCTGGACGCGCTCTTTCGGGTTTGGCGAGCTGGCCACGGGGCTCGCGTACGTGGGCGCGCTCATGCTGGCTCAGGGCGTGTTGAGCCTGCCCTTCGACGTGTACGACACCTTCGTGCTGGAGGCGCGCTTCGGCTTCAACGCCACCACGCCGCGCCTGTTCGTCATGGACCGGCTGAAGGGGCTGGCCCTTGGCGTGGTGCTGGGGGGCGCGCTGCTGGCCGCCGTGCTCTGGGCCTACGGCACGCTTGGCCAGTGGGCCTGGCTTGCGGCCTGGGGAGCTATCACGGCTTTCACGGCGGTGATGATGGTGGTGGCCCCGGTGTGGATCCTGCCGCTGTTCAACCGCTTCGAGCCGCTGCCCCAGGGGGAGCTGCGAAGCGCCATCGAGGGGTACGCCACGGGCCAGGGCTTCAGCCTGGGCGGGGTGTTCGTCATGGACGGGTCCAAGCGTTCCGCCAAGGCCAACGCCTTTTTCACGGGCATCGGCAAGCGCAAGCGCATCAGCTTGTATGACACTTTGATAGACAAAATGTCCACGTCGGAGGTCCTGGCCGTGCTGGCGCATGAAATGGGGCACGCCAGACTGGGGCATATCCGCATGGGCTTCGTGCTGGCCGTGGCCAAGATGGGGCTGGTGCTGTGGGTATTGCAGCTCTTTCTGGGAAGCGCGGGGCTTCAGGAGGCCTTCGGGGTCGTCAGGCCGTCGGCGCACGCGGGTCTGGTGCTGTTCGGGCTGGCGTATCAGCCGCTGGCCCTGGCGCTGGGGGTGGCGGCAAACGCCTGGTCGCGCCGCTTCGAGTATCAGGCCGACGCCTATGCGGCCAAAACCCTGCCGGACGGCGGCGCGAAGGCCCTGGCCACGGCGCTTAAGACCCTCAGCCGGGCCAACCTCTCCAACCTGACCCCGCACCGGCTCTCGGTGTGGCTGCACTATACCCACCCGCCGGTTCTGGACCGGATACGCCGCCTTACGCGCCGACCCGCTTGA